In Lysobacter firmicutimachus, one genomic interval encodes:
- the creD gene encoding cell envelope integrity protein CreD produces MRVWLKMLLVLGMTLAILIPLLMIGGIIDERQGYRAEAVNRMARSYAGAQAFSGPVLVVPYEETWIEQEKDLDGAIKQVRRREVAHWTFFPNKLEVEGELLPRVRQLGLHKVRVYDWTGHARADFSATIPADPAVDSTRNGRVRSIGRPWISYAFADVRGLRAPKLRLNGVEAAIEDGLGARDGGGIHARLAAPAPGAQLRVNTDLSFVLGGTESLALVPLGKSNRFALHSKWPHPNYGGSFPPSSDDISENGFRAEWQVASVATNAQRQYLAGNVLPVVRLTRDDDSNEPIGEVNAVQVTLKDPVNVYTQADRATKYGLLFVLLTFVGFFMFELIKQLRIHPIQYGLVGLALAIFFLLLVSLSEHIAFGYAYLAASAACIGLLVFYLSAVLRSLVRALGFGAMLTTLYGALYGLLVSEDNALVLGAGLLFLILATIMAVTRKVDWYQLGGGLPRRAPVPDPPVGPL; encoded by the coding sequence ATGCGGGTGTGGCTGAAGATGTTGTTGGTGCTGGGGATGACCCTGGCGATCCTGATACCGCTGTTGATGATCGGCGGGATCATCGACGAGCGGCAGGGCTATCGCGCCGAAGCGGTGAACCGGATGGCGCGCAGCTACGCCGGCGCGCAGGCCTTTTCCGGGCCGGTGCTGGTGGTGCCGTACGAAGAGACCTGGATCGAGCAGGAGAAGGACCTCGACGGCGCGATCAAGCAGGTGCGGCGCCGCGAAGTCGCGCACTGGACTTTCTTCCCGAACAAGCTCGAGGTCGAGGGCGAACTGCTGCCGCGCGTGCGCCAGCTCGGCCTGCACAAGGTGCGGGTGTACGACTGGACCGGCCATGCGCGCGCCGATTTCAGCGCGACCATTCCGGCCGACCCGGCAGTCGATTCGACCCGCAACGGCCGCGTGCGCAGCATCGGCCGGCCGTGGATCAGCTACGCCTTCGCCGACGTGCGCGGCCTGCGCGCGCCCAAGCTGCGTTTGAATGGCGTCGAGGCGGCGATCGAGGACGGTCTGGGCGCGCGCGACGGCGGCGGCATCCACGCCCGCCTGGCGGCGCCGGCGCCGGGCGCTCAGTTGCGCGTGAACACCGACCTGAGCTTCGTCCTCGGCGGCACCGAATCGCTGGCGCTGGTGCCGCTGGGCAAGAGCAACCGCTTCGCCCTGCATTCCAAGTGGCCGCACCCGAACTACGGCGGCAGCTTCCCGCCGAGTTCGGACGACATCAGCGAGAACGGCTTCCGCGCCGAATGGCAGGTGGCCTCGGTGGCGACCAACGCCCAGCGCCAGTACCTGGCCGGCAACGTGCTGCCGGTGGTGCGCCTTACCCGCGACGACGACTCCAACGAACCGATCGGCGAAGTCAACGCGGTGCAGGTGACGCTCAAGGACCCGGTCAACGTCTACACCCAGGCCGACCGCGCGACCAAGTACGGCTTGCTGTTCGTGTTGCTGACCTTCGTCGGCTTCTTCATGTTCGAACTGATCAAGCAATTGCGCATCCACCCGATCCAGTACGGCCTGGTCGGCTTGGCGCTGGCGATCTTCTTCCTGCTGCTGGTCAGCCTCAGCGAGCACATCGCCTTCGGCTACGCCTATCTGGCGGCGAGCGCGGCCTGCATCGGCCTGCTGGTGTTCTATCTCAGCGCGGTGCTGCGCAGCCTGGTGCGCGCGCTCGGCTTCGGCGCCATGCTGACCACGCTGTACGGCGCCCTGTACGGGTTGCTGGTGTCCGAGGACAACGCGCTGGTGCTGGGCGCCGGCCTGCTGTTCCTGATCCTGGCCACGATCATGGCGGTCACCCGCAAGGTCGACTGGTACCAGCTCGGCGGCGGGCTGCCGCGCCGTGCGCCGGTGCCGGACCCGCCGGTCGGCCCGCTCTGA
- a CDS encoding GNAT family N-acetyltransferase yields the protein MKKPMPVIRSFAGVEIAPHLPALAELRMRVFRDWPYLYDGDAQYEERYLRTYRDSWRSVVVLAFDGGRVVGASTGLPLSDETDEIRGAFDGHLVQVEHVFYCGESVLLPEYRGLGVGHRFFDLREAHARALGDFRWTAFCAVERDHDDPRRPAFHRGNEVFWRKRGYTHRPELRAHLSWSEVGRGEQPHTLSFWLRPLERGR from the coding sequence ATGAAGAAGCCGATGCCCGTCATCCGCAGTTTCGCTGGGGTGGAGATCGCCCCTCATCTGCCGGCGCTGGCCGAACTGCGCATGCGCGTGTTCCGCGACTGGCCGTATTTGTACGACGGCGACGCCCAGTACGAGGAGCGTTACCTGCGCACGTATCGCGATTCCTGGCGCAGCGTGGTGGTGCTGGCTTTCGACGGAGGGCGCGTGGTCGGCGCCTCGACCGGGTTGCCGCTGAGCGACGAGACCGACGAGATCCGCGGGGCTTTCGACGGTCATCTGGTCCAGGTCGAGCACGTGTTCTATTGCGGCGAGTCGGTGTTGTTGCCGGAGTATCGCGGGCTCGGCGTCGGCCATCGCTTTTTCGACCTGCGCGAGGCGCATGCGCGCGCGCTGGGCGATTTCCGCTGGACCGCGTTCTGCGCGGTCGAGCGCGATCACGACGACCCGCGCCGGCCGGCGTTCCACCGCGGCAACGAGGTCTTCTGGCGCAAGCGCGGCTACACCCATCGTCCCGAACTGCGCGCCCACCTGAGCTGGAGCGAGGTCGGCCGCGGCGAACAGCCGCATACTTTGAGTTTCTGGCTGCGGCCTTTGGAGCGTGGGCGATGA
- a CDS encoding carbon-nitrogen hydrolase family protein, protein MRIAVAKYRIGAPRDFAEFADKQAQWLAEARAGGAQVAVLPEYLSLELGATFGAATQGDLHASLVATQAYRGAWLELFGLLARELRLHVVAGSFLLDPGHGRYRNRCYAFAPDGGRVWQDKLQLTGFEKRAGVIEAGDELKAFALGPTRAGIAVCYDIEFPLPVRAQCEAGARLLLAPSCTDTEAGATRVRVGCLARALENRCFVAQAVTAGDAAWSPALDVNTGEAAVYAPMDVGLPADGVLAQTRGGQRWAYADLDFAALDASRERAQVANDRDWPGQHAPAIARARVQAWEPRG, encoded by the coding sequence ATGAGGATAGCGGTGGCCAAGTACCGGATCGGCGCGCCGCGCGATTTCGCCGAGTTCGCCGACAAGCAGGCGCAGTGGCTGGCCGAGGCGCGCGCCGGCGGCGCGCAGGTGGCGGTGCTGCCGGAGTACCTGTCGCTGGAGCTGGGCGCGACCTTCGGTGCCGCCACCCAGGGCGACCTGCATGCCTCGCTGGTCGCCACCCAGGCCTATCGCGGCGCCTGGCTGGAACTGTTCGGCCTGCTCGCGCGCGAATTGCGCCTGCACGTGGTGGCCGGCAGTTTCCTGCTCGATCCGGGGCACGGCCGCTATCGCAACCGCTGTTACGCCTTCGCGCCGGACGGCGGCCGGGTGTGGCAGGACAAGCTGCAATTGACCGGGTTCGAAAAGCGCGCCGGGGTGATCGAGGCCGGCGACGAGCTCAAGGCTTTCGCCCTCGGCCCGACGCGCGCGGGCATCGCGGTCTGCTACGACATCGAATTTCCGCTGCCGGTGCGCGCGCAATGCGAGGCCGGGGCGCGGTTGTTGCTGGCGCCGAGCTGCACCGACACCGAGGCCGGCGCGACCCGGGTGCGGGTGGGGTGCCTGGCGCGCGCGCTGGAGAACCGTTGCTTCGTCGCCCAGGCGGTGACCGCGGGCGATGCGGCCTGGAGTCCGGCGCTGGACGTGAACACCGGCGAAGCCGCGGTGTACGCGCCGATGGACGTCGGCCTGCCGGCCGACGGCGTGCTTGCGCAGACCCGCGGCGGGCAGCGCTGGGCGTATGCCGATCTGGATTTCGCCGCGCTCGACGCCAGCCGCGAGCGGGCGCAGGTCGCCAACGATCGCGACTGGCCCGGCCAGCACGCCCCGGCGATTGCGCGGGCGCGCGTGCAGGCCTGGGAACCGCGCGGCTGA
- a CDS encoding phosphatase PAP2 family protein — protein sequence MPLRKRLSDGESGWCLRANRLGERNGSRAYFAAISRLGDGVFWYVLMAALIVADGYDGLRASLHLAATGVIALALYKLLKRWTRRPRPFASDQRIHAWVAPLDEFSFPSGHTLHAVAFSLVAMAHYPLLAWLLIPFTASVAASRVVLGLHYPSDVLAATAIGSALAGLSLWLVPGVSLW from the coding sequence ATGCCCCTGCGCAAACGCCTCAGCGACGGCGAATCCGGCTGGTGTCTGCGCGCCAACCGGCTCGGCGAACGCAACGGCTCGCGCGCCTACTTCGCCGCGATCAGCCGGCTCGGCGACGGCGTGTTCTGGTACGTGCTGATGGCCGCGCTGATCGTCGCCGACGGCTACGACGGCCTGCGCGCCTCGCTGCATCTGGCCGCGACCGGCGTGATCGCACTGGCGCTGTACAAACTGCTCAAGCGCTGGACCCGGCGCCCGCGCCCGTTCGCGTCCGATCAACGCATCCACGCCTGGGTCGCACCGCTGGACGAGTTCAGCTTCCCCTCCGGCCACACTTTGCACGCGGTGGCTTTCAGCCTGGTCGCCATGGCCCATTACCCGCTGCTGGCCTGGCTGCTGATCCCCTTCACCGCCAGCGTCGCCGCCTCGCGCGTGGTGCTGGGCCTGCACTACCCCAGCGACGTGCTGGCCGCCACCGCGATCGGCAGCGCACTGGCCGGCCTGTCGCTGTGGTTGGTGCCCGGCGTGTCGTTGTGGTGA
- a CDS encoding glucan biosynthesis protein G, protein MAAGPAQAFGADTVPALARALAAKPHRAGDSELPPALAALPYDRYRDIRFDPAQALWKAERLPFQLQCFHRGFLFKQRVDVHLVDAGQATPLLYRPQMFSFGAAPKPQQDDLGFAGFRIHAPINRADYYDEVAAFLGASYFRAVAKDLLYGLSARGLALNTGAGQDEEFPQFVGFWIERPTRRARSIVVHALLDSPSVAGAMRFAITPGAETVFDTQLRLYPRVGLARVGIAPLTSMYHFDAANRVGIDDFRPSVHDSDGLALYNGAGEQIWRPLHNPRTLQESAFQDRRPRGFGLMQRKRAFADYADAEAHYERRPSLWVEPLGDWGEGAVHLIEIPTGDEYHDNIVAFWRPRAPLAAGREYRYDYRLHWCARHAWKPELAGVAGTRIGAGRDGARRVVIDLEGGRLAALGREARLRASVWASAGRVVDAVAHANAGTGGWRMAFELQPQDARSIELRAVLEDERGPVSETWLYRWTA, encoded by the coding sequence GTGGCGGCGGGTCCGGCGCAGGCGTTCGGCGCGGACACGGTGCCGGCGCTGGCGCGCGCGCTGGCCGCGAAACCCCACCGCGCCGGCGACAGCGAGCTGCCGCCGGCGCTGGCCGCGCTCCCCTACGACCGCTACCGCGACATCCGTTTCGACCCGGCCCAGGCGCTGTGGAAGGCCGAACGGCTGCCGTTCCAGCTGCAGTGTTTTCACCGCGGCTTCCTGTTCAAGCAGCGGGTCGACGTGCATCTGGTCGACGCCGGGCAGGCCACGCCGCTGCTGTACCGGCCGCAGATGTTCAGCTTCGGCGCGGCGCCCAAGCCGCAGCAGGACGACCTGGGTTTCGCCGGGTTCCGCATCCATGCGCCGATCAACCGCGCCGATTACTACGACGAGGTCGCCGCCTTTCTCGGCGCCAGCTATTTCCGCGCGGTCGCCAAGGACCTGCTGTACGGCCTGTCCGCGCGCGGCCTGGCGCTGAACACCGGCGCCGGCCAGGACGAAGAGTTTCCGCAGTTCGTCGGGTTCTGGATCGAGCGGCCGACGCGGCGCGCGCGCAGCATCGTGGTTCACGCCCTGCTCGACAGCCCCAGCGTGGCCGGGGCGATGCGGTTCGCGATCACGCCCGGCGCCGAGACCGTGTTCGATACGCAGCTGCGGCTGTATCCGCGCGTTGGCCTGGCGCGGGTCGGCATCGCGCCGCTGACCAGCATGTACCACTTCGACGCGGCCAACCGGGTCGGCATCGACGACTTCCGGCCCTCGGTGCACGACTCCGACGGCCTGGCGCTGTACAACGGCGCCGGCGAGCAGATCTGGCGTCCGCTGCACAATCCGCGCACGCTGCAGGAAAGCGCGTTCCAGGACCGCCGCCCGCGCGGCTTCGGCCTGATGCAGCGCAAGCGCGCCTTCGCCGACTACGCCGACGCCGAGGCCCATTACGAGCGCCGCCCGAGCCTGTGGGTGGAGCCGCTGGGCGATTGGGGCGAGGGCGCGGTGCATCTGATCGAAATACCGACCGGCGACGAGTACCACGACAATATCGTCGCCTTCTGGCGCCCGCGCGCGCCGTTGGCGGCCGGCCGCGAGTACCGTTACGACTACCGCCTGCATTGGTGCGCGCGCCACGCCTGGAAGCCCGAGCTCGCCGGCGTCGCCGGCACCCGCATCGGCGCCGGCCGCGACGGCGCGCGCCGGGTGGTGATCGACCTGGAGGGCGGTCGCCTGGCCGCGCTCGGCCGCGAGGCGCGCTTGCGCGCGTCGGTGTGGGCCTCGGCCGGTCGCGTCGTCGACGCGGTCGCGCACGCCAACGCCGGCACCGGCGGCTGGCGCATGGCCTTCGAACTGCAACCGCAGGATGCGCGCAGCATCGAGTTGCGCGCCGTGCTCGAAGACGAGCGCGGTCCTGTTTCCGAAACCTGGCTTTATCGTTGGACCGCATGA
- the mdoH gene encoding glucans biosynthesis glucosyltransferase MdoH — MNPTAPLHRPSSTPYEALPPESPLAMPVQSLSAGALSRAPLPTLPSAMGWRRLYVIGGAALLTLIAAYQILRVLYVGGLNLLEGVLLLLFVFLFAWIALAFTSALAGFVLILSRRRWRLGLKQGGELPALGERTALLAPTYNEDPERLMAGLQAIYESVAATGQLDKFDFFILSDSTKEPIRQAEIRAFQALRERTGGQARIFYRRRKNNAERKAGNIAEWVRRFGAAYPHMLILDADSLMTGEVIVKLSGAMEQHPDVALIQTLPMIVNGQTLFARMQQFAGRVYGPVIAYGIAWWHGAESNYWGHNAIIRTRAFADHAGLPELRGRRPFGGTVLSHDFVEAALMRRGGWALHMVPGLVGSYEEGPPSLTDMLVRDRRWCQGNLQHTAVLPARGLHWINRLHLLIGIGHYFTAPMWAMLMLIGLAIPLDHAGFFNWDSVRLPGFSPSDYWRDQDPDRVLWVFVATMAVLLAPKFMAYLALLTDPDTRRGCGGAVRAFVSMIFETLLAALMAPITMYVQSRGVAEVLAGKDSGWESQRRDDGSLPLSGLVRSYGGLSLLGLLIGSMAYVISPPLAAWMSPVILGLIVSIPVVAFTSSRGPGQFLRKLGIFRIPEEVTPPPVLVRARQLRAEAAQRSAQQASAAPVAQK; from the coding sequence ATGAATCCCACCGCTCCGTTGCACCGTCCCAGCTCTACGCCGTACGAGGCTTTGCCGCCGGAGTCGCCGCTGGCGATGCCGGTGCAGTCGTTGTCCGCCGGCGCGCTGTCGCGGGCGCCGCTGCCGACCTTGCCCAGCGCGATGGGCTGGCGTCGCCTGTACGTGATCGGCGGCGCCGCGCTGCTGACCTTGATCGCGGCCTATCAGATCCTGCGCGTGCTCTACGTCGGCGGGCTGAATCTGCTCGAAGGCGTGCTGTTGCTGCTGTTCGTGTTCCTGTTCGCCTGGATCGCGCTGGCCTTCACCAGCGCCCTGGCCGGCTTCGTCCTGATCCTGTCGCGGCGGCGCTGGCGGTTGGGCCTGAAGCAGGGCGGCGAACTGCCTGCGTTGGGCGAGCGCACCGCCTTGCTGGCGCCGACCTACAACGAAGACCCCGAGCGGCTGATGGCCGGTCTGCAGGCGATCTACGAATCGGTCGCCGCCACCGGCCAGCTCGACAAATTCGACTTCTTCATCCTCAGCGACAGCACCAAGGAGCCGATCCGGCAGGCCGAGATCCGCGCCTTCCAGGCGCTGCGCGAGCGCACCGGCGGCCAGGCGCGGATCTTCTACCGCCGGCGCAAGAACAACGCCGAACGCAAGGCCGGCAACATCGCCGAATGGGTGCGCCGCTTCGGCGCGGCCTATCCGCATATGCTGATCCTCGACGCCGACAGCCTGATGACCGGCGAGGTCATCGTGAAGCTGTCGGGGGCGATGGAGCAGCATCCGGACGTGGCCCTGATCCAGACCCTGCCGATGATCGTCAACGGCCAGACCCTATTCGCGCGCATGCAGCAGTTCGCCGGCCGCGTGTACGGCCCGGTGATCGCCTACGGCATCGCCTGGTGGCACGGCGCGGAAAGCAACTACTGGGGCCACAACGCGATCATCCGCACCCGCGCCTTCGCCGATCACGCCGGCTTGCCCGAACTGCGCGGCCGGCGCCCGTTCGGCGGCACCGTGCTCAGCCACGACTTCGTCGAGGCCGCGTTGATGCGCCGCGGCGGCTGGGCGCTGCACATGGTGCCGGGACTGGTCGGCAGCTACGAGGAAGGTCCGCCGTCGTTGACCGACATGCTGGTGCGCGATCGCCGCTGGTGTCAGGGCAATCTGCAGCACACCGCGGTGCTGCCGGCGCGTGGCCTGCATTGGATCAACCGACTGCACCTGCTGATCGGCATCGGCCATTACTTCACCGCGCCGATGTGGGCGATGCTGATGCTGATCGGCCTGGCGATCCCGCTCGACCATGCCGGTTTCTTCAACTGGGACAGCGTGCGCCTGCCGGGCTTCTCGCCCAGCGACTACTGGCGCGACCAGGACCCGGACCGGGTGCTGTGGGTGTTCGTGGCGACCATGGCGGTGCTGCTGGCGCCGAAGTTCATGGCCTACCTCGCGTTGCTGACCGATCCGGACACCCGGCGCGGCTGTGGCGGCGCGGTCCGCGCCTTCGTCAGCATGATCTTCGAGACCCTGCTGGCGGCGTTGATGGCGCCGATCACCATGTACGTGCAATCGCGCGGCGTGGCCGAAGTGCTGGCCGGCAAGGATTCGGGCTGGGAGTCGCAGCGTCGCGACGACGGCAGCCTGCCGCTGTCGGGCCTGGTCCGCAGCTACGGCGGGCTGAGCCTGCTCGGCCTGTTGATCGGGTCCATGGCCTATGTGATTTCGCCGCCGTTGGCGGCATGGATGTCGCCGGTGATCCTGGGCCTGATCGTGTCGATTCCGGTGGTGGCCTTCACGTCCTCGCGCGGGCCGGGGCAGTTTCTGCGCAAGCTCGGCATCTTCCGCATTCCCGAGGAAGTGACGCCGCCGCCGGTGCTGGTGCGGGCGCGGCAATTGCGCGCCGAAGCGGCGCAGCGTTCGGCGCAACAGGCCTCCGCAGCGCCGGTAGCGCAGAAGTAG
- the ppx gene encoding exopolyphosphatase, with protein sequence MNNVFPTTRLPLQDGDLLAAVDLGSNSFHMVVARYVLGQLRTVDRLRETVRLAEGLDRKGGLAPEVRQRALDCLSRFGQRIRDVPPQRVRAIATNTVRRLAAPQAFLMPAESALGHAIEVVSGREEARLIYLGVAHAQPSKPGERRLVIDIGGGSTECIVGSGFEAIERESLQVGCVASTRRFFENGKLSKKKWRDALTEVSAEFQQFAGTYRALGWHEALGSSGTNKAIGEICAAMKLTKGAVTADALPQLRDRLLQADRIDAIDLPGLSSDRRPIIAGGILILEAAFNVLGLQRMAVSKAAMREGVLYDMLGRGGADDPRDAAVAALVKRYGIDEQQSARVEATLLRLFDQVAQGWSLDADDRLMLQRAARLHELGLAIAHSQYHVHSSYVIENSDISGFSRQQQQFLAALVRTHRRGIPKSAFDALPDRLLAAVRRSSALLRLAVLLHRAHESDPIPQLDAQVEGSTLTLTVSKRWLESRPLIRADLEGEPQDMAGLGIALKLLAS encoded by the coding sequence ATGAATAACGTGTTCCCGACCACCCGCCTGCCGCTCCAGGACGGCGACCTGCTCGCCGCCGTCGACCTGGGGTCGAACAGCTTCCATATGGTGGTCGCACGTTACGTGCTCGGCCAGCTGCGCACCGTCGACCGCCTGCGCGAAACCGTGCGCCTGGCCGAAGGCCTGGACCGCAAGGGCGGGCTGGCGCCGGAGGTGCGCCAGCGCGCGCTGGATTGCCTGTCGCGCTTCGGCCAGCGCATCCGCGACGTGCCGCCGCAACGGGTGCGCGCGATCGCCACCAACACCGTGCGCCGCCTGGCCGCGCCGCAGGCCTTCCTGATGCCGGCCGAATCGGCCCTGGGCCACGCCATCGAAGTGGTGTCCGGCCGCGAGGAGGCGCGCCTGATCTACCTCGGCGTCGCCCACGCCCAACCGTCCAAGCCCGGCGAGCGCCGGCTGGTGATCGACATCGGCGGCGGCTCCACCGAATGCATCGTCGGCAGCGGCTTCGAGGCGATCGAGCGCGAAAGCCTGCAGGTCGGCTGTGTCGCCAGCACCCGCCGCTTCTTCGAGAACGGCAAGCTGTCGAAGAAGAAATGGCGCGACGCGCTGACCGAGGTATCGGCCGAGTTCCAGCAGTTCGCCGGCACTTACCGCGCGCTGGGCTGGCACGAGGCGCTGGGTTCGTCCGGCACCAACAAGGCGATCGGCGAGATCTGCGCGGCGATGAAGCTGACCAAGGGCGCGGTCACCGCCGACGCCCTGCCGCAGCTGCGCGACCGCCTGCTGCAGGCCGACCGCATCGATGCGATCGACCTGCCCGGCCTGTCCTCCGACCGCCGCCCGATCATCGCCGGCGGCATCCTGATCCTGGAAGCCGCGTTCAACGTGCTCGGCCTGCAGCGCATGGCGGTCAGCAAGGCGGCGATGCGCGAGGGCGTGCTGTACGACATGCTCGGCCGCGGCGGCGCCGACGACCCGCGCGACGCGGCGGTAGCGGCGCTGGTCAAGCGCTACGGCATCGACGAACAACAGTCGGCGCGGGTCGAGGCGACCTTGCTGCGGCTGTTCGACCAGGTCGCCCAGGGCTGGAGCCTGGACGCCGACGACCGGCTGATGCTGCAGCGCGCCGCGCGCCTGCACGAGCTCGGCCTGGCCATCGCCCACAGCCAATACCATGTGCACAGCTCCTACGTGATCGAGAACTCGGACATCTCCGGCTTCTCGCGCCAGCAACAGCAATTCCTCGCCGCGCTGGTGCGCACCCATCGCCGCGGCATTCCCAAGTCCGCGTTCGACGCCCTGCCCGACCGCTTGCTGGCCGCGGTCCGCCGCAGCTCGGCCCTGCTGCGCTTGGCGGTGCTGCTGCACCGCGCCCACGAATCCGACCCGATCCCGCAACTCGACGCCCAGGTCGAGGGCTCGACCCTGACCCTGACCGTGTCCAAGCGCTGGCTGGAATCGCGCCCGCTGATCCGCGCCGACCTGGAAGGCGAACCGCAGGACATGGCGGGTCTGGGAATCGCGCTGAAGCTGCTGGCTTCGTAA
- the ppk1 gene encoding polyphosphate kinase 1, whose product MNAMTETPLDTDPLRDSALYFNRELSQLDFNFRVLAQAQDPQVPLLERLKYLCISCTNLDEFFEIRAGTLRHAQDLGLAPGPDGLAPQTVLSRIHERAAELVKSQYECWNDVLRPALNEAGVRVLGRNSWNARQTRWLRAYFRDEIMPVLSPLGLDPAHPFPKILNKSLNIVVVLKGKDAFGRAGNLAIVRAPRSLPRIIQMPENVSGGKHDFVFLSSVLSTFVDELFPGMEVKGAYQFRVTRNSELLVDEEEVDNIALALRDELIGRGYLRAVRLEIAEQCPKPIVRTLLENFDLPENAVYRINGPVNLNRVIQVYDLVQRPELKFPSYQQRVPAGIDSIFDTVADGDLLLHHPFDSFAPVLELIRQAAEDPNVLAIKQTLYRAGKDSPIVEQLVQAARNGKDVTVVVELRARFDEEANLGLADRLQEAGVQVVYGVVGYKTHAKMLLIVRREGRKLKRYVHLGTGNYHSGTARAYTDFGLITADPDIGNDVHLIFQQLSGLAPSLKLKCLLQSPFTLHAGVLKRIDRETKHARAGKPARIVAKMNALNEPQVIRALYQASQAGVQIDLIVRGACTLRPGVEGVSDNIRVRSIVGRFLEHHRVYWFANDGAPDLFCSSADWLERNLLRRIETGFPILDSDLRARVYEEALANYLSDNLNAWQLGADGRYSRIVPEDGAMPHSAQATLLAKLCG is encoded by the coding sequence ATGAACGCGATGACGGAAACACCGCTGGATACCGATCCGCTGCGCGACAGCGCGCTGTACTTCAACCGCGAGCTGTCGCAGCTGGACTTCAACTTCCGCGTCCTGGCCCAGGCCCAGGACCCGCAGGTGCCCCTGCTGGAGCGGCTGAAGTACCTGTGCATCTCCTGCACCAACCTCGACGAGTTCTTCGAGATCCGCGCCGGCACCCTGCGCCACGCCCAGGACCTCGGCCTGGCGCCGGGCCCGGACGGACTGGCGCCGCAGACGGTGCTGTCGCGCATCCACGAGCGCGCCGCCGAGCTGGTCAAGTCGCAGTACGAGTGCTGGAACGACGTGTTGCGCCCGGCGCTGAACGAGGCCGGCGTGCGCGTGCTCGGCCGCAACTCCTGGAACGCGCGCCAGACCCGCTGGCTGCGCGCCTATTTCCGCGACGAGATCATGCCGGTGCTGTCGCCGCTGGGCCTGGACCCGGCGCACCCGTTCCCGAAGATCCTCAACAAGTCGCTCAACATCGTCGTCGTGCTCAAGGGCAAGGACGCGTTCGGACGCGCCGGCAATCTGGCCATCGTGCGCGCGCCGCGTTCGCTGCCGCGCATCATCCAGATGCCGGAGAACGTGTCCGGCGGCAAGCACGACTTCGTGTTCCTGTCCTCGGTGCTGTCGACCTTCGTCGACGAGCTGTTCCCGGGCATGGAGGTCAAGGGCGCCTACCAGTTCCGCGTCACCCGCAACTCCGAGCTGCTGGTCGACGAGGAGGAAGTCGACAACATCGCCCTGGCCCTGCGCGACGAGCTGATCGGCCGCGGCTATCTGCGCGCGGTGCGGCTGGAGATCGCCGAGCAGTGCCCGAAACCGATCGTGCGCACGCTGCTGGAGAATTTCGACCTGCCCGAGAACGCGGTCTACCGCATCAACGGCCCGGTCAACCTCAACCGGGTGATCCAGGTCTACGACCTGGTCCAGCGCCCGGAACTGAAGTTCCCCTCCTACCAGCAGCGCGTGCCGGCCGGCATCGACAGCATCTTCGACACCGTCGCCGACGGCGACCTGCTGCTGCACCATCCTTTCGACTCGTTCGCGCCGGTGCTGGAGCTGATCCGCCAGGCCGCCGAAGACCCGAACGTGCTGGCGATCAAGCAGACCCTGTACCGCGCCGGCAAGGACTCGCCGATCGTCGAGCAGTTGGTGCAGGCCGCGCGCAACGGCAAGGACGTCACCGTGGTGGTCGAGCTGCGCGCGCGCTTCGACGAAGAGGCCAACCTGGGGCTGGCCGACCGGCTGCAGGAAGCCGGCGTGCAGGTGGTGTACGGCGTGGTCGGCTACAAGACCCACGCCAAGATGCTGCTGATCGTGCGCCGCGAGGGCCGCAAGCTCAAACGCTACGTGCACCTGGGCACCGGCAACTACCACAGCGGCACCGCGCGCGCCTACACCGACTTCGGCCTGATCACCGCCGACCCCGACATCGGCAACGACGTCCATCTGATCTTCCAGCAACTGTCCGGCCTGGCGCCGTCGCTCAAGCTCAAGTGCCTGCTGCAGTCGCCGTTCACCCTGCACGCCGGGGTGCTCAAGCGCATCGACCGCGAGACCAAGCACGCTCGCGCCGGCAAGCCGGCGCGGATCGTCGCCAAGATGAACGCTTTGAACGAGCCGCAGGTGATCCGCGCCCTCTACCAGGCCTCGCAGGCCGGGGTCCAGATCGACCTGATCGTGCGAGGCGCCTGCACCCTGCGCCCCGGCGTGGAAGGCGTGTCCGACAACATCCGGGTGCGCTCGATCGTCGGCCGCTTCCTCGAACACCACCGGGTCTACTGGTTCGCCAACGACGGCGCGCCGGACCTGTTCTGCTCCAGCGCCGACTGGCTGGAGCGCAACCTGCTGCGGCGCATCGAGACCGGTTTCCCGATCCTGGATTCGGACCTGCGCGCGCGGGTCTACGAGGAGGCGCTGGCCAATTATTTGAGCGACAACCTCAACGCCTGGCAGCTCGGCGCCGACGGTCGCTACAGCCGGATCGTCCCCGAAGACGGCGCCATGCCGCATTCGGCCCAGGCGACCCTGTTGGCCAAACTGTGCGGATAG